The following is a genomic window from Caldicellulosiruptor danielii.
TGGAGCTTTGTGAGGTCCACAGGTTCGAAAACAATCCTGTGCGCCTTCAAAAAGGTCTTTTTTGGGATTTTCTTTACCTTTTTAACAATCTAAAGATTGGGATTTATAAAGCTAAAAAGCAGTTTGGGAGTATAACAAGCATAGGAGTTGACACTTGGGGTGTAGATTATGGTTTTGTAGACAAAGATGGAAATCTTATTTCAAATCCTTACCATTATCGCGATATGAGAACAAAATCGGCTATTGACCATGTATCAAAAATTATACCGCTTGATTATATCTATAATATAACCGGCATTCAATTTATGAATTTCAATACCATCTTTCAGCTCTACATAGATTACAAGACAAGACCTGAAATTTTAAAGAATGCATCTTCACTTTTGTTCATGCCAGACCTTTTTGCTTATTTTTTAACAGGCGAAAAGGTAAACGAATATACTATTGCTTCAACTTCTCAACTTTTAGATGCCAACAAAAGAACATGGAGTTTTGATATCATTGAAAAACTTGGGTTTGAAAAAGATTTATTTAATGATATAATTTATCCAGGAAACATTTTAGGAAAGCTTTCAAAGGATGTTCAAGAGGAGCTTGAGGTGGAAAGTATACCTGTTATAGCAGTAGCAAGCCATGACACAGCTTCAGCTGTTGCGGCAGCGCCGTTTTCTGACGGAAAACAAACAGTTTATCTTAGCTGTGGTACTTGGTCTTTGATGGGTGTTGAGCTTGACAGTCCTTTAATAAACCAGAAAACATTTGAGAAAAACTTTACGAACGAAGGCGGGGTTGAGAATAAAATAAGGTTTTTAAAAAACATTACAGGACTTTGGATTATCCAGCAGCTAAAAAGCGCATGGAGCAAAAAGTTTGAGGAAGTAAATTACAATCTCATAAGTGAACTTGCAGAGAAATCCAATGTTGATTATGCAATCGACCCTGACAGTGAACAGTTTTTGGCACCTGTTGATATCATTTCGGAAATAAAGAACTTCTGCAAAATGCACTTTGGAAAAGAACCAGAAACACTTGGCGACATTGCGAGAGCAGCTTATAATGGAATTGTCAAAAAATACCAAAACACAGTTGAAGAGATAGAAAACTTAACAGGACTTAAGATTTCTACAATAAATATGGTTGGTGGAGGCATCAGAGATAAGTATCTTTGCGAACTTACAGCAAAGTTTACGCAAAGAGATGTTGTGGCAGGACCAGTTGAGGCAACAGTGCTTGGTAATATTCTCGTCCAGCTTTTAGCCTTGGGTGAGATTAAGAATTTGCAGGAAGGAAGAGAGCTTCTCAAAAAGAGCATACAGTTTGAATACTACAAAGGGAGGTAAGAAGAAAGGTGCTTGCGATTGAGCGAAGACAAAAGATTATGGCAATGCTGAACGAAAACAAAAGTGTGCTTGTCCCGGAGCTTGCAAAACTTTTTAATGTTACAGAAGAGACAATAAGGCGTGACCTTGAAAAGCTTGAAAAAGAAGGACTTCTGAAAAGGACATATGGCGGGGCAGTGTTGGTTGAGAACTACAATGTTGATATTCCTTTTGAGTTCAGAAATGTCACAAATATTGAGGGTAAAAAACAGATAGCACTGAGTTTGATAAAGTACATTGAAGATGGCGATACTCTTGTGATGGACTCGAGCACGTCTGCACTTCAGGTTGCAAAGCTTTTAAAAACAAAGAAAAAAATTACTGTCATTACAAACTCAGAGCAGATAATCAATGAGCTAAAAGTATTTGAAGACACAATAAAGGTTATCTCAACTGGAGGAACGCTTAGAAACAAATCTTTGTCGCTTGTTGGACCGATAGCTGAACAGACTTTGCGGTCTTTAAATGCAAACAAAGCTATAATATCCTGTAAAGGTTTTGACATTGAAAAAGGTTTTACAGAGTCGAATGAGCTTGAAGCTCAGGTCAAAAAGCTCATGATTGAGATAGCAGACAAGGTTTACATGATAGCAGACCACACAAAGATGAACAAGACAGCTTTAGTTAATATTGCAACACTTGACGATGTTGATTTTATCTTCACAGACAAGATACTCCCACCAAGCCAGGAAAATGCAATCAGAGAGAAAAATGTTGAGATTGTATATTGCTAAAAAAGGGGCTGTTAGCAGCCCCCTTTTTATATCTTTTTTGTTGACGAAAAGAGAATGTCGAAAAAATTTGGAAAAGAGATTGATGCACACTCTGCGTCCAAAATGGTACTCTCGCCCTCGACTGCACATGCCATGATAGATGCAGCCATTGCTATTCTGTGGTCTTTATGCGAATTTACAACTGCACTATTAAGTTTTTCCTTTGAGCCTATTATCTCAAGTCCCTCTACAAGTTCATAGCACTCGGCACCGAAACTTTTTAACATCTGAACTGTTGTCTTTATCCTGTCACTTTCTTTTACTCTCAGCTCAGAAGCGTTATTGATTGTGGTTATACCTTCGGCAAATGCTGCTGCAACTGCCAAAATAGGTATTTCGTCTATGATGCGGGGAATATCATTTTTGTTAACCTTTACACCTTTTAGGTTACTGCTTCTTGCAACTATTTTTCCCACAAGCTCTCCATTTCTATTTTCCACATCTTCAATACTAATATCAGCACCCATCTGTTTTAGAACATCAATTATACCTGTTCTTGTTGGGTTTAAAATACAGTTTTCAATTACCACGCAACTGTCTTCACATATGAGTGCAAGAACGATAAAAAATGCAGCAGATGATATATCTGATGGAATTTTTATCTTTATACTGGAAAGTTGACTTGGCAAAATCTCTACTGTATGTACCCCATCTTCTTCCCAACTTTTTATATTTGCTCCCGCATGTTTTAACATCAGTTCTGTATGGTCTCTTGACTTAGGACTTTCTTTTATGACGCTTTTACCTTCAGCTTTTAAAGACGCAAAAATTAGTGCAGATTTTACCTGTGCACTTGGAATAGGCAAAGTATATTCAATAGGATTCAAGACCTTGCGGCCTTTTACCTTAATAGGTAGAAAATCCTCATTTTCTAAAAACTCAAACTCAGCTCCCATTTGAGAAAGAGGCAGAGTAACCCTTTTCATTGGCCTTTTTTTAAGGGAGCTATCACCTGTCAAAATGGACTCAAAGTCCTGGGTTGATAAAATTCCAAGAAGAAGTCTTGTGGTTGTTCCTGAATTTTGACAGTCTAATATCTGTTTCGGAGCAAAGAGATTAAAGTCATTTCCTTTGATAATTATTTTGTCATTTCGAATTTCTATGTCAGTGCCAAGATTTTTGAAACAATTGATGGTGGCCAAACAATCATCCGAAAAGAGAAAGTTTTCTATCTCTGTCACACCTTTTGCCAAGCTTCCAATCATGATGCTTCTGTGGGAGATTGACTTGTCAGCCGGAACAACTACGTTTGACTTTATTTTTCTTCTTCCGTCTATCTTAACGTTCACTTTCTATCACTCACAATCTTATCTCTAATTAATTTTGCTTTTTCAAAATAAGAGTAAATTTGGTTATAATTTTCATTTTGTAAACTCAATTTGAAGTTTTTCAAAAGTTCTATATAAGCCTCAATAAGTTCAAGCAATACGTTCTTGTTGGAGATTGATATATCTGCCCACATCTTTGGACTAGAGGAGGAGATACGGGTTATATCTTTAAATCCTCCTCCTGCAAATTTGCAATATATCTCATTACTACTCAACATATTCACAAGCCCTGCAGACACAACATGAGGAAGATGTGAAATAACACCTGTTATTTTGTCATGAAGTTCAAAATCAATCTCCTCAACCCTACACCCTATCGATTGTAAAAGTTTTTTAAGTTTTTCAATGTCCTCTTTTCTGTTCAGGTTAGATGGAGTTATAAAGTAATATGCACCATTAAAGAGTGAGTCAAATGAATAATCATAACCTATCTTTTCGGTACCTGCCATGGGATGTCCACCAATAAAATTGGAAATTTTATGTTTTATGGCAAACTGGCAAATCTGTGTTTTTGTACTTCCAACATCTGTTATGATTCCATTTTTAATTTTTGAGGATAGTTTACCAAGAATAGGTATACTTTCTAATACAGGAACGCATATAAAACTAAAGGCATATTCATCCTCTGCCTCATCTAAATCCTCAATCTTCTCTTTTACAATACCTTCACAAATAGCTTTTTCAACTGCACTTTTGTTTACGTCGTAAGCATGAATTTCATACCCGCATTTTTTAAAAGCTTTTGCAAGTGAACCGCCAATAAGCCCAAGTCCTGCTATGAATATCCTTTCTCTCACCATTTTTTCTATACACTCTTTCCGATTGATTTTGCTATTAAAGATATCTCTTTTACAAGTTTGTCGAACTCCTCAGGTGTAATTGACTGAGGGCCGTCAGATAGAGCCTTTTGCGGGTTTGGATGGACCTCAATCATAAGTCCATCAGCCCCTGCTGCAATTGCTGCTTTTGAAAGTGCTGGAACATACTTTGCTTTCCCAGCTGCATGGCTTGGGTCAACTATTATTGGAAGATGGCTTTTTTCTTTAACAACAGGGATTGCTGAAATGTCTAAAGTATTTCTTGTTGCTGTCTCAAATGTCCTTATTCCTCTCTCACACAAAATAACATTTGGATTTCCTTCGCTCAAGATGTATTCAGCAGCATTTAACCATTCTTCAATTGTTGCCGCAAGACCTCTTTTGAGAAGAACAGGTTTGTTTTGTCTTCCCACATATTTTAGCAAATTAAAATTCTGCATATTTCTAAGCACCAATTTGAAAAATGTCTACATACTCATAAGCTCTGTCAACAGCGCTTTCGCTTATGACCTCTGTTATGACCAAAAGATCATATCTTTGTGCAGCTTCTTTTAAGATTTTCAATCCTTCTTCCTCTAAACCCTGGAAAGAATATGGAGATGTTCTTGGCTTGTAAGCTCCGCCACGCAGGATCTTTGCACCGCTTTTTTTAATTTTCTCCGCAACTTCAAACATCTGCTGATAACTTTCAATTGCACAAGGACCACCAATAAGCGTAAGTGTATTTCCGCCAATCTCCACATCTTTGATTTTTATAACTGTTGGTTCAGGTTTGAAGGTTCTGCTTGCAAGTTTGTAGCTCTCGAGGATTGGTATTATTCGGTCAACACCTGGTAAAAGTTCAACAGGAACATCAGATAGAATTCTCTCATCGCCAATTACACCAATTACTGTTCTTTCAACGCCCTGTGAAATGTGGGGCCGCAGGCCCAGGGATGTAATAAGCTTCACAACTTCTTCAATATCTGACTCTTTACAGTCTTTTTTCATTACAATAATCATATTCATCGCCTCCATACTACCATTTTTTATTTTACTACAGTTTGCATCCGTTCTACCATTCTTCAAATTTTCTTTTTCTACAGAATTTCTTTCAAAGCCTTTATGAATCCCATATTATCACCTTCCTGCCCTGTTGTAACTCTAAGGTATGTTGGCATTCCAAATATATCACCTGGTCTTACAATTATACCTTTTAAGAGAAGTTTTTTGAACACCTCAACAGCGTTCTTCTTCACATCTACCATCACAAAATTTCCATATGACTTTATATAAGGAAGACCCATCTCTTCAAAACTTTTATAGAAAAATTCGAGAGACTTTTTGTTTAAATCTTTTGCCTTTTTTATATGCTCTTCATCATCAAGGGCAGCAGAAGCTGCAATCTGTGCCAAGTGATTAACATTAAAAGGTGGTCTTACTCTGTTTAATTTTTCAATGATCTCCTCTGATGCTATTGCATACCCAATTCTTAAAGCAGCAAGACCATAGATCTTTGAAAATGTCTGAAGAACAATGAGGTTTTCAAATTCATTGAGCCACTCTGTGGCATCTGGGTAATCAGGGTCATCAATATACTCTTTATAAGCCTGGTCAACAACAACCGCAATGTGTAAGGGTACTGACTTTATAAAATCGTATAACTCCTTCCTTTTAACAATTGTACCGGTTGGGTTGTTTGGATTGCAAATCCATATTACCTTTGTTCTTTCATTTATATTGTTGTAGAAAGCCTTTAAATCATGGGTAAAATCTTTTAATGGAAGTTCAATTGGCACACCGCCCATCACTTTTGTGACTGTTTCGTATCGGGGAAAAGAAGGTTTTGCCATTATTGCATTGTCCCCTGGATTGATAAACACAGCTGCAATAAATTGAGTGATTTCATCAGAACCTGCTCCCAGAAGTATCTGCGACGGTTTTACACCCAGTTTTTTTGAAAGCTTTAGTTTTAGTTCTGTACAGTTTCCATCCGGGTAAATGCCAAGTTCATCCAAATTTTGCGTCAAAGCTTTTTTTACATTTTCTGAGGGGCCTAAGGGATTTTCATTTGAAGCAAGTTTTATTACCTTTTCAAGGCCAAGTTCTCTTTTTACCTCTGAAATAGGTTTGCCAGGAATATAGGGTGAAATTGTATTTATAACTTCTCTGAACAAATTAGCACACCCCTAACTTGCGATTTTCAATAATTTTATTATCAACTCTTAGGTCTTGTCAAGAAAAAAGTGATGAATAAAAAACAATATTGAGTTAGCTCAGAAGGAATGTTTGTTAATTAGTTATAAATTTTTAGATTTATTAGGAATTAAAAAAGTCAATTTTGCAGGGGAAAAATATAAAATTTTTCAGGGTTACATTTCTACAATTTATAGTTATAATTTATTTCAGATTCACAATTTTTTTAGTCTTTTTGCTCGTGGAAATGTCAAAATATACAGTGAGGAGGGTTTTGTATGTCAAAAAAATTAAAATCTTTTGCGTGGTTTGTCTGTTTTGTATTTATTTTTTCAAGTCTTGTTACATTCCCAAGTTTAAAATCTAATTCTGTGAAAGCGGCTTCAAGCACTCAACCCGTGAAGACATTGACATTTTTCTATGGCGACTCTAATGCAGACCCCCATCCAGACCTATTTAGCACGCCAATCGGTAAAGAGATTACAAAGCTTACAGGTGTAAAACTTAAAATCGAGTATTTAGCGGGACAGGATGAGGCAACAAAGATTGGTCTTATGTTGGCATCTGGTGATTTACCAGACTTGATTCACGGACACCAGGAGCACGGAAAATTGATTGAAGCAGGGGTATTAGTACCGCTTGATAACTATATCCAAAAATACGGAAAATATTGCAAACAAATTTACAGTGCAAAAGATTTGAAAAGACTAAAACAAAAAGACGGAAAAATTTATTTCTTATCACCGTACAGAAACGAAATAACACCAGACTTAAAACCAGATGGATTTTGGCTACCAATTGACCTTCTTGAAAAGGCAAAGTGGCCAAAGGTAAGGTATTGGGAGGATTATCAGCAGCTCATTAGAGATTATGTCAAGAAAAACCCAAAAATTGAGGGGAAACCAACCATTGGATTTACATTTATTACAGAAAGTTGGAGATTCTTCACTTTAGAAAATCCGCCTTCATATCTTATGGGATATCAAAATGATGGTGATGTAATT
Proteins encoded in this region:
- a CDS encoding rhamnulokinase; protein product: MKSINCIGADFGASNGRVFVGRFDGSVLELCEVHRFENNPVRLQKGLFWDFLYLFNNLKIGIYKAKKQFGSITSIGVDTWGVDYGFVDKDGNLISNPYHYRDMRTKSAIDHVSKIIPLDYIYNITGIQFMNFNTIFQLYIDYKTRPEILKNASSLLFMPDLFAYFLTGEKVNEYTIASTSQLLDANKRTWSFDIIEKLGFEKDLFNDIIYPGNILGKLSKDVQEELEVESIPVIAVASHDTASAVAAAPFSDGKQTVYLSCGTWSLMGVELDSPLINQKTFEKNFTNEGGVENKIRFLKNITGLWIIQQLKSAWSKKFEEVNYNLISELAEKSNVDYAIDPDSEQFLAPVDIISEIKNFCKMHFGKEPETLGDIARAAYNGIVKKYQNTVEEIENLTGLKISTINMVGGGIRDKYLCELTAKFTQRDVVAGPVEATVLGNILVQLLALGEIKNLQEGRELLKKSIQFEYYKGR
- the hisC gene encoding histidinol-phosphate transaminase produces the protein MFREVINTISPYIPGKPISEVKRELGLEKVIKLASNENPLGPSENVKKALTQNLDELGIYPDGNCTELKLKLSKKLGVKPSQILLGAGSDEITQFIAAVFINPGDNAIMAKPSFPRYETVTKVMGGVPIELPLKDFTHDLKAFYNNINERTKVIWICNPNNPTGTIVKRKELYDFIKSVPLHIAVVVDQAYKEYIDDPDYPDATEWLNEFENLIVLQTFSKIYGLAALRIGYAIASEEIIEKLNRVRPPFNVNHLAQIAASAALDDEEHIKKAKDLNKKSLEFFYKSFEEMGLPYIKSYGNFVMVDVKKNAVEVFKKLLLKGIIVRPGDIFGMPTYLRVTTGQEGDNMGFIKALKEIL
- a CDS encoding DeoR/GlpR family DNA-binding transcription regulator, translating into MLAIERRQKIMAMLNENKSVLVPELAKLFNVTEETIRRDLEKLEKEGLLKRTYGGAVLVENYNVDIPFEFRNVTNIEGKKQIALSLIKYIEDGDTLVMDSSTSALQVAKLLKTKKKITVITNSEQIINELKVFEDTIKVISTGGTLRNKSLSLVGPIAEQTLRSLNANKAIISCKGFDIEKGFTESNELEAQVKKLMIEIADKVYMIADHTKMNKTALVNIATLDDVDFIFTDKILPPSQENAIREKNVEIVYC
- the aroA gene encoding 3-phosphoshikimate 1-carboxyvinyltransferase, which codes for MNVKIDGRRKIKSNVVVPADKSISHRSIMIGSLAKGVTEIENFLFSDDCLATINCFKNLGTDIEIRNDKIIIKGNDFNLFAPKQILDCQNSGTTTRLLLGILSTQDFESILTGDSSLKKRPMKRVTLPLSQMGAEFEFLENEDFLPIKVKGRKVLNPIEYTLPIPSAQVKSALIFASLKAEGKSVIKESPKSRDHTELMLKHAGANIKSWEEDGVHTVEILPSQLSSIKIKIPSDISSAAFFIVLALICEDSCVVIENCILNPTRTGIIDVLKQMGADISIEDVENRNGELVGKIVARSSNLKGVKVNKNDIPRIIDEIPILAVAAAFAEGITTINNASELRVKESDRIKTTVQMLKSFGAECYELVEGLEIIGSKEKLNSAVVNSHKDHRIAMAASIMACAVEGESTILDAECASISFPNFFDILFSSTKKI
- a CDS encoding prephenate dehydrogenase; the encoded protein is MVRERIFIAGLGLIGGSLAKAFKKCGYEIHAYDVNKSAVEKAICEGIVKEKIEDLDEAEDEYAFSFICVPVLESIPILGKLSSKIKNGIITDVGSTKTQICQFAIKHKISNFIGGHPMAGTEKIGYDYSFDSLFNGAYYFITPSNLNRKEDIEKLKKLLQSIGCRVEEIDFELHDKITGVISHLPHVVSAGLVNMLSSNEIYCKFAGGGFKDITRISSSSPKMWADISISNKNVLLELIEAYIELLKNFKLSLQNENYNQIYSYFEKAKLIRDKIVSDRK